A window of Cherax quadricarinatus isolate ZL_2023a unplaced genomic scaffold, ASM3850222v1 Contig769, whole genome shotgun sequence genomic DNA:
taatacttttagttcaataaggggacacagttaatGTGGGAGCGGGACTGCCTCATCGAAATTAGTTACTTTAGGGTTGCGGCTGACTGACctgtgttcatgattatcttaaatctaccttgggtgtgaaccgcattacacagTGGTGTTGGGGGAAGGGGTGGCCCATCAGTAAGAtataatgagtctctcagagtgaACCGCATTAAATGTGTTTCTGAccttcggaaatcgagtaaatatttctaccttgggtgtgaaccgcattacatgccgtctgtctgtcctgagttgacccaGGTGTGatttttctaccttgggtgtgaatcgCATTACATGCCGTCTGACtgacctgagttgacgcaggtgttcggtaaggagaagagcgtgtgattttctaccttgggtgtgaatcgcattacatgctgtctgtctgacctgtgttgacccaggtgtgattttctaccttgggtgtgaacgcATTACACAGTTGTCGGGGTAAGGGGTGGTCCATATAAgctcaatgagtctctcagagcgaggatagTGCTTCCATCCGTCATCCGTGACTGACCTCATCTTCCCccacagtattcctctcattaagttaaaggaCCTCATCTTTTCCAACCGCACATCATGgagaaaggtaagttgtacttagaaaattcttgttttttttacatatttaatttttgttgaagcatacgagtgaaatttgggttaatttttgttgaagcatatgagtgaaatttgggttaatttttgttgaagcatacgagtgaaatttttACTGGGTTAGTGTGTTAATAAGTGAATTGGTGAAGAGGAGATTGTTAGAAAATTCTTGATGTTGAAACATACAGTTAATGatttgggttaatttttgttgaagcatacgagtgaaatttttACTGTGATAGTGTGTTAAATAAGTGAAATTCTTAACAGGGGATAGCATATATTCGAAATACTTGGAAGCATTGGTGAAGAGAAGATTATCGATTAGAAAGCAGCGTTCGTTGGTAATCGAGAAAGGCGGTGTACAACGCAATGAAAGGTTATTGCAATTGGATAATGAGTGGGCACGTGTAGATGCTTTATGGAAGAAGGCTATAGAAACAGGTATGTATCCAATTGTGATCTTTTTGTTGTGAAAATGTGCTAGTCACTCGAGAAAAGATTTTTTGTTctattcattgaaatcttaatatttttttggggttatgaattggatatactttttttttcctctgttcattgaaatcttaatattttttgggttatgaattggatatacttttttttttcctctgttcattgaaatcttaatatttttttgggttatgaattggatatgctttttttttcctctgttcattgaaatcttaatatttgTTTGTGAAGGGTGTTCCTCTGAatcattgaaatcttaatattttgggttatgaattggatataCTTTTTTCCTCTGCAGGAAATACACCTGGTAGTAATGTCGCACAgcttggtggtgagagtgctaGTGTTGGTACCTCACAATGCGGAGGTGCGGATACTTCTGCGCCCATTAATGatgatgagagagcaactacctcgCATGACGTGTCTGACACGCATAATAGTGAAGATGAGAGCCCAGAAGTTATTACATATATCCAGAATTTTAGAGGTAgacatacagtgaggaaatatagtgttccttcaacttataacagagagttaagaatgtatttacatgtttatagggattattttatagaacagatgcgagatatgtatgatagatcgcctctagcaatgtcgctcagaatccacccaattatagttataaggacattacgtcaaaacatatcgggtgatgatcaaaatggacaatttgtgataaatttagcgtttgagttagtaagtgaagaggaaatctCTGAAGTATTTGATCGATGGGTGGGAACAATATTAGAAAGATACGAGTCAGAGTTGCAAGATCAGGAAGGATCTGGCTGGATCATAGATCAAATCGAATCTTTCAGTATCGAATATGTTAAAGTAGAATTCAGAGTGCAAGTGGGGTCATATGTGGCATATCCCGAGAAACTGCGAGGGAAGAAATATGTATTTAATCCAGAGATTAATGATGGGTTATGTGTACTGCGTGCTTTTGCTGCCTATCAATGTCATAAAAAGAACATGTCATGGTGTGATATTCGCAGAGCAGTTACTACTAAGAGAGGATGTCTTAATCATGCAAAAACTTCTATAGATGATTTCCCCATTACGCGTGATAAGTTAGGTATattagagaaggaaaataaagtgtCATTATATGTTTATCAATTAAGAAAGGATCAAGATAGGACATTTATGGCTATGTGTCgtaaggggaataagaaatataaggaCATTATGTGCGCGTTATTGTTGAATGAAAGACATTTGGTTTTAATCAAAGATTTTGACGGGTATGTTAGAACGATAATGAAGGATCGTGATGTAAAGAAGCACTGTCATAGTTGTTTGATGAAGTTGAATACACAGGAAGAGTTAGATATCCACGAAGATGGATGTAAAATCAATCAGGTTCTCGTATTCCCcccggaaggaacaacagtacactttGAAAATTTTAGTCATACGCATTCCAACGAATATATCGGTGTATTTGATTTCGAATGTGCATTAGACACAACTCTCCCGGCAGGTAAAATTGAGTctcgtcataaagccattgcctattgttatattatatttgatcgcaaaggagaaatagtgtgtataaagagttataagggggaggatgctgttaatcatttcattttaaatgttagtggtgaatggaATAAAATAAAGTTTAGAAGACAGTATCATGAAATCCATATGTCAGAGGAGGATAAGATGAGGCATGATTCTCAGAACACTTGTGAATTATGtggtaacaccttcaaaaaacccaaggacaaacataaacaccatgaccatactttaaatttcaataattatattggagCCTATTGTGCACGTTGTAATATGCAGtgtaaagacaagagagagaaattattgcttttttgtcataacatgtcgtatgatttaggaataattttaaaggaattgaatgttgataaatataacgttgaaattcattcgaaacaaggattcaaattcttgaaagtagacataggtaaggttaggtttcaggattcactgtctttattgaatggatctctttccacgttagcagaacaacatatcaaggcaggtaaatccctgaaatatacagagactattctgaaagatgtgcctcgagatgtcttacctttattatgtaaaggaaaacaaattttgtgttatgattatattgatagtttaaagaagctcgatgaaacaaaattaccgagtaaagatcatttttttaattctttgagaaataGCGCTATCAGCCAAGAAGATTATGAACATGCATTGAAAGTGTTTGAGTTGGGTAAATGTAAGACTTTAGGAGATTACTTGATGTTATATCTCAAGACAGATGTTGGTTTGTTAGCcgatgtcttcatggagtggcgtaaaacactcaaagatatttataagctagacgttagtaattatataagtttaccatcattcagttgggatgcattcctattgaaaactaatgtaagattaGATATGATATATTCCCATGAATTATATGACTTGATTAAAAGGAATCTCAGAGGTGGGTTTACGTGCGCAATTAATCAGTATTCTAAAGCAGATAATCCCCTAATTAACCCTAATTTTGATGTTGAGAGTGGAATGGGCACTCATATTCTATATCTAGATTTCAATTCTTTGTATGCTAGTGCgatggttgaagctcttccacaGAATGGCATCAGAAAATTATCGAATGACGAGAAGAATGCTATCCTCGATGTGGGATTAAGTAATGTTTCCTGTGAAGGTCAAAAGGGATATTGGATAGAATGTGATACCAAGCACATATCCCCCGAGGTAGCTAGACTCACTGATGAACTTCCTTTAATATTATCACATATGAATATATCAgaagagatgttatctccttattgtgaatctatattgaaaaatgaaggtagaaagatccccaaatctaatgggaaattagtgggcagtcatttacctcagaaaaattatttgatcagtctagaattgttacagttattactggaacttgggttagaggtggaaaaggttcataccatatatgaatatacacagacaaaatttttagaacctttcatatcaactaatattgcacagagaacagctacaagatgtcctatcaagtcaaaagccttcaaattaactaataacgcCATATATGGGAAATCATTGCTGAATATTACAAAGTATGCTGAGAAATATAGATATATCAATAATGAGAAAGCATTTATTAGAGCGAGTAAAGATCCTTTGttaaaaaatatcacacatttaAATCAAGATAGAGTGATTTGCACATTCAATAAAGATATATTAGAAGTTAAGCAACCACTTTATCTcggttttcaaattcttgagatagctaaaaagaaattgtatcatttttggtataaagttttaaaacagcattatggtgatgatgtaagacttctttataccgatactgactcgtatatttttagcttgaaatgtaaagatttgtacaccgagttaaaaagtgaaccattgttaggttatatggatttttcaaatttcagtcctGATCATCCCTTATATGATGATAGTAGAAAAGGGGAGCTGGGGTTATTGAAATCTGAAATGTGTGATAACCATATTAGCGAGTTGATAGCCCTGAAAGCTAAAATGTATTCTGTCAAGATTGCTGGAAGATCAACTACTGTCAGCAGAGCCAAGGGTATTCCTTCGCAATTTATGCCATTATTAACACATGCAAGATATAAGAATGTTTTATCAAATGTAGATAGAGAATTATTCACGTGTAAGTCTATAAGTAATgtaaaaggtgaaatatgtacggtaagaattaataagagaggtttgtcagcctttgatgataaaagatatcatttgaatactaatgaatccttggcttatggacaccctgatattccaccatctaaacgtaggagaatagagtgatgtattaccagaaatgtaatggctgtataataaataatgaaaaaaaaatattgtgtattagtgttatcctgaaatgtgtctttctgatgatgaaaatgttttccctatgatgtaggtactatatccccttattaactttaatgaactaaaaggatcgacaagtttcaacctgtgtgcgcatgacgtcactactatgtccccttattaactttaatgaactaaaaggctcAACATgtttcaacctgtgtgtgtggggtcatcgcgtgacgtcactactatgtccccttattaactttaatgaactaaaaggatcgacaagattcagcctgggtgacgacatagggggaagtcgacaagtttcagcttgtgtgcgcggtcatcgctgtgtgtccccttattaactttaatgaactaaaagggtcgacaagattcagcttgttgtgtagttcatttaacttaatgagacgtcactgaccgccgagtaaacacccttctttcatttgacttgtttagacctgtagtaagcatgccctcagaggggggattccaaaaacttgatccgaggaattggagaatttcgaaaccccataggggggaatccaaaaacttggtattatcgagaaattttgggatgggggtgaaagtgagagggggaatccaaaaaaaatttgatccaaggagatggagaatttcgaataCCCCAttggggggaatccaaaa
This region includes:
- the LOC138851486 gene encoding uncharacterized protein — translated: MYLHVYRDYFIEQMRDMYDRSPLAMSLRIHPIIVIRTLRQNISGDDQNGQFVINLAFELVSEEEISEVFDRWVGTILERYESELQDQEGSGWIIDQIESFSIEYVKVEFRVQVGSYVAYPEKLRGKKYVFNPEINDGLCVLRAFAAYQCHKKNMSWCDIRRAVTTKRGCLNHAKTSIDDFPITRDKLGILEKENKVSLYVYQLRKDQDRTFMAMCRKGNKKYKDIMCALLLNERHLVLIKDFDGYVRTIMKDRDVKKHCHSCLMKLNTQEELDIHEDGCKINQVLVFPPEGTTVHFENFSHTHSNEYIGVFDFECALDTTLPAGKIESRHKAIAYCYIIFDRKGEIVCIKSYKGEDAVNHFILNVSGEWNKIKFRRQYHEIHMSEEDKMRHDSQNTCELCGNTFKKPKDKHKHHDHTLNFNNYIGAYCARCNMQCKDKREKLLLFCHNMSYDLGIILKELNVDKYNVEIHSKQGFKFLKVDIGKVRFQDSLSLLNGSLSTLAEQHIKAGKSLKYTETILKDVPRDVLPLLCKGKQILCYDYIDSLKKLDETKLPSKDHFFNSLRNSAISQEDYEHALKVFELGKCKTLGDYLMLYLKTDVGLLADVFMEWRKTLKDIYKLDVSNYISLPSFSWDAFLLKTNVRLDMIYSHELYDLIKRNLRGGFTCAINQYSKADNPLINPNFDVESGMGTHILYLDFNSLYASAMVEALPQNGIRKLSNDEKNAILDVGLSNVSCEGQKGYWIECDTKHISPEVARLTDELPLILSHMNISEEMLSPYCESILKNEGRKIPKSNGKLVGSHLPQKNYLISLELLQLLLELGLEVEKVHTIYEYTQTKFLEPFISTNIAQRTATRCPIKSKAFKLTNNAIYGKSLLNITKYAEKYRYINNEKAFIRASKDPLLKNITHLNQDRVICTFNKDILEVKQPLYLGFQILEIAKKKLYHFWYKVLKQHYGDDVRLLYTDTDSYIFSLKCKDLYTELKSEPLLGYMDFSNFSPDHPLYDDSRKGELGLLKSEMCDNHISELIALKAKMYSVKIAGRSTTVSRAKGIPSQFMPLLTHARYKNVLSNVDRELFTCKSISNVKGEICTVRINKRGLSAFDDKRYHLNTNESLAYGHPDIPPSKRRRIE